In one Dehalococcoidia bacterium genomic region, the following are encoded:
- a CDS encoding TfoX/Sxy family protein — MAYDKKLAQRVRRALADKAGVVEKAMFGGVCFMVHGNMCCGVANDDLMVRVGPDAYEKTLKKPHARPMDFTGRALKGLVFVGPGGRRTDEDIKAWLDQGLEFVQRLPKKK, encoded by the coding sequence ATGGCTTACGACAAAAAGCTGGCACAGCGCGTCCGCAGAGCTCTGGCGGACAAGGCCGGAGTCGTCGAAAAGGCGATGTTTGGGGGCGTCTGCTTCATGGTGCATGGGAATATGTGCTGTGGCGTCGCAAATGATGACCTGATGGTCCGCGTCGGCCCGGACGCCTATGAAAAGACTCTGAAAAAGCCGCACGCTCGTCCAATGGACTTCACGGGCCGCGCCCTCAAAGGGCTCGTGTTTGTCGGGCCCGGCGGGCGCCGGACAGATGAAGACATCAAAGCGTGGCTCGACCAGGGGCTAGAATTCGTTCAGCGCTTGCCCAAAAAGAAGTAG
- the moaC gene encoding cyclic pyranopterin monophosphate synthase MoaC, translated as MDAEGRARMVDVTQKPDTERIAVARGSVLMQPATLALIRDGKAEKGDVLAVARVAGVMAAKQTSTLIPLCHPLLLTDVSVEFRLDALRNAVDIAATATTVGKTGVEMEALVAVSVAALTIYDMCKAVDRGMRIESVRLVRKSGGRSGDINLEPV; from the coding sequence CTGGACGCGGAAGGCCGCGCCCGCATGGTGGACGTGACCCAGAAGCCGGACACGGAGCGCATCGCCGTCGCCAGAGGCTCGGTGCTCATGCAGCCCGCCACGCTGGCCCTCATTCGCGATGGCAAAGCCGAGAAGGGCGACGTGCTCGCCGTGGCGCGAGTGGCCGGCGTCATGGCGGCCAAGCAGACCTCCACACTCATCCCGCTGTGCCATCCGCTGCTCCTGACCGACGTGTCCGTGGAGTTCCGTCTGGACGCCCTACGCAACGCCGTGGACATCGCGGCCACCGCCACCACCGTCGGCAAGACGGGCGTGGAGATGGAGGCGCTGGTGGCCGTCTCCGTGGCCGCGCTGACCATCTACGACATGTGCAAGGCGGTGGACCGGGGCATGCGCATCGAGAGCGTGCGACTGGTCCGCAAGAGCGGCGGCAGGAGCGGCGACATCAATCTGGAGCCGGTCTAG
- a CDS encoding MFS transporter, with the protein MHYREGCATVKPVPQTTPAPTIAGAATGARPMPLLLFLALTLPAFFFCMLANGILGPLLVELAGDLNSSVAAMGLLAAMTALPWAIVAPIAGPFSDRYGRRPLILGGLVVTTLAVLASGLAWDYWSLAAFRFITGLGAALVPPNCTAAVSDFVPAERRGYAVSMMLGTFSLASLIGMPAVTYAAALGGWRTPFFGLAIALALTFVLFLFFFPGTERKRQARFDYAQYFAPMRKNRRPLMLLAANFTERTSVTIGTTYLAAFLLQTYHVALAEVAPALSVVAVGMLIGSVTGGPLTTVRLRLKVCAVAQALTGVTALALFGTSPGFLISVGISFALGLFMSIGRPTILNLLMDVSSESRGTMTGLYAASNQTGTVVGAALGGLVIGLGGYSALAVVALVTGLAGAVIAGWFIGEQRAAPEAVAT; encoded by the coding sequence TTGCATTATAGAGAGGGCTGTGCTACTGTCAAGCCCGTGCCGCAGACCACGCCTGCCCCGACGATAGCCGGCGCTGCTACCGGCGCCCGCCCCATGCCGCTGCTCCTGTTCCTGGCGCTGACGTTGCCTGCCTTCTTCTTCTGCATGCTGGCGAACGGTATCCTCGGCCCCCTGCTGGTGGAGCTAGCCGGGGACCTGAACTCCAGCGTGGCCGCCATGGGGCTGCTCGCGGCCATGACGGCGCTGCCGTGGGCCATCGTCGCGCCAATTGCGGGCCCCTTCTCGGACCGCTACGGTCGCCGGCCACTTATTCTGGGCGGTCTGGTGGTCACCACTCTGGCTGTCCTGGCTTCCGGTCTGGCGTGGGACTACTGGTCGCTGGCCGCGTTCCGATTCATCACGGGGCTGGGCGCCGCCCTCGTGCCGCCCAACTGCACGGCGGCGGTGAGCGATTTTGTACCCGCGGAGCGGCGCGGCTACGCCGTAAGCATGATGCTTGGCACCTTCTCTTTGGCATCTCTTATTGGTATGCCGGCGGTCACGTACGCCGCGGCCCTGGGCGGCTGGCGGACGCCCTTCTTCGGGCTGGCCATTGCCTTGGCCCTGACCTTCGTCCTTTTCCTGTTCTTCTTCCCCGGAACAGAGAGAAAAAGGCAGGCGCGCTTCGACTACGCGCAATACTTCGCGCCGATGCGGAAAAACCGCCGCCCGCTCATGCTTCTGGCAGCCAACTTCACCGAACGGACCTCCGTCACCATCGGTACGACGTACTTGGCCGCCTTTCTTCTCCAGACGTACCATGTTGCGCTTGCGGAGGTGGCGCCGGCCCTTTCCGTCGTGGCAGTCGGTATGCTGATTGGCTCGGTGACCGGCGGCCCGCTGACGACGGTGCGCCTCCGGCTGAAGGTGTGCGCGGTCGCACAGGCGCTGACAGGCGTGACGGCGCTGGCGCTGTTCGGCACGTCGCCAGGGTTTCTTATCTCGGTGGGCATAAGCTTCGCGCTGGGGCTGTTCATGTCTATCGGCAGGCCGACCATTCTGAACCTGCTGATGGACGTGTCCTCGGAGTCGCGGGGCACCATGACGGGGCTGTACGCGGCGAGCAATCAGACGGGCACGGTGGTGGGCGCCGCGCTGGGCGGGCTGGTCATCGGCCTGGGGGGCTACTCGGCGCTGGCGGTGGTGGCGCTGGTCACGGGACTGGCGGGCGCGGTCATCGCCGGATGGTTCATCGGCGAGCAGAGGGCGGCGCCGGAGGCAGTCGCAACATAG
- the rdgB gene encoding RdgB/HAM1 family non-canonical purine NTP pyrophosphatase, whose product MAKRVQATLPRLLLATNNPGKVGEYRLLLRGASFELLTPADVGVTHVPEETGATLEENALLKACAYARAGNLLALADDSGLFVDALGGEPGVRSARFAGEGASDAQRNALLLRKLGGVPEARRMARFRCVIAIALPDGLADICQGYVDGVITREPRGRGGWGYDPVFYLSELDKTMGELPPSAKNHLSHRGRAARKARALLKVWAEWLGDPSQRQAGVS is encoded by the coding sequence ATGGCGAAGCGAGTACAGGCCACGCTCCCCCGGCTGCTGCTGGCGACCAATAACCCCGGCAAGGTCGGCGAGTACCGGCTGCTCCTGCGGGGGGCGTCTTTCGAACTGCTGACGCCCGCCGATGTGGGCGTGACGCACGTGCCCGAGGAGACGGGCGCGACGCTGGAGGAGAACGCCCTGCTGAAGGCGTGTGCCTACGCGCGGGCGGGCAATCTCCTGGCCCTGGCCGACGACTCCGGACTCTTCGTGGACGCCCTGGGCGGCGAGCCGGGCGTCCGCTCGGCGCGCTTCGCGGGCGAGGGCGCGTCAGACGCGCAGCGCAACGCGCTCCTGCTGCGCAAGCTGGGCGGCGTGCCAGAGGCCCGGCGCATGGCGCGCTTCCGTTGCGTCATCGCCATCGCCCTGCCGGACGGCCTGGCGGACATCTGCCAGGGCTACGTGGACGGCGTCATCACGCGGGAGCCGCGCGGGCGTGGAGGATGGGGCTACGACCCGGTATTCTACCTGTCCGAACTGGACAAAACGATGGGCGAGCTGCCGCCTTCGGCCAAGAATCACCTGAGCCACCGGGGCCGCGCCGCGCGGAAGGCGCGCGCTCTGCTGAAGGTCTGGGCCGAGTGGCTGGGCGATCCCTCGCAGCGACAGGCGGGCGTGTCATGA
- a CDS encoding MBL fold metallo-hydrolase yields the protein MRREDMEIFPGVHLVDGVRGAKAYLLVDRTLAVIDTGFPGNADRFCRYIRKIGRKPEELTSILLTHRHLDHAGSAAELAQQTGARVLAHLAETRELNGKPHVVSTWSKRRAPMRLRMAVPAPVDGFLADGDVVPLLGGVRVIHTPGHTDGSVCFLLERERVLFPGDMLLRDGLRIVRPLASPRTDVATYEESLTRLAALDVEACCFAHGEPLRKGAGAEIRALVARSRSGPEWWRAVRGLPKIVRFSLGLARGS from the coding sequence ATGCGTAGAGAAGATATGGAGATTTTCCCCGGTGTGCATCTCGTGGATGGCGTACGCGGGGCCAAAGCATATCTCCTCGTTGACCGCACCTTGGCTGTCATAGACACGGGCTTTCCGGGCAACGCCGACCGCTTCTGCCGGTACATCCGGAAGATCGGGCGCAAGCCCGAAGAGCTGACCTCCATCCTCCTGACCCATCGCCACCTGGACCATGCGGGCAGCGCCGCCGAACTGGCGCAGCAGACGGGCGCCCGCGTCCTGGCGCACCTCGCCGAGACGCGCGAGCTTAATGGCAAGCCGCATGTGGTGAGTACCTGGTCCAAGCGCCGCGCGCCCATGCGTCTGCGGATGGCGGTGCCCGCGCCGGTGGACGGCTTTCTCGCCGACGGCGACGTTGTGCCCCTTCTGGGCGGCGTGCGCGTCATCCACACGCCGGGCCATACGGATGGCAGCGTGTGCTTCCTTCTTGAGCGCGAGCGCGTCCTCTTCCCCGGCGACATGCTCCTGCGCGACGGCCTGCGTATCGTGCGGCCCCTGGCGAGTCCCAGGACGGATGTCGCCACCTATGAGGAGTCGCTGACGCGGCTGGCCGCGCTCGACGTCGAGGCGTGCTGCTTTGCCCACGGCGAGCCGCTGAGGAAGGGCGCGGGCGCGGAGATACGGGCGCTGGTGGCCCGGTCGCGCTCCGGCCCGGAGTGGTGGCGCGCCGTTCGCGGCCTTCCGAAAATCGTACGGTTCAGCCTGGGCCTGGCCCGTGGGAGCTAG
- a CDS encoding DUF262 domain-containing protein → MAKNPVVEKPPLDPWRIVVQHNDFLLPSLLHMLRTGGKVNVSPLYQRRLRWNQVKKSRLIESFLLNIPVPPVFLDETQYATYEVMDGQQRISTIREFFNNQLALKGLHLRPDLNSKRFSDLSKETLARIERRSLSAIVLLTESSQSEAESFLLRQAVFERLNTGGLQLNAQEIRNCLHASPFNDLLHELAGNQLFTQVWEIPPHEVGPEVPITGPLAKNNRFLEMQDNELVLRFFAYRDSVHIKSSPKSTLDECMSRYRNASSKEIAELKCLFLDALQLSYDVYGKHTFRLPPKKGRAVGTLSSPLYDAVMVAMSRFRSNADEVRQRAATVAEETASALSDRESEFYALVVGRPNTKQATKDRANAMTFVIQGAISTST, encoded by the coding sequence ATGGCGAAGAATCCGGTGGTCGAAAAACCTCCGCTTGATCCCTGGCGCATAGTCGTACAACACAACGACTTCCTGCTCCCCAGCCTTCTCCACATGTTGAGGACGGGTGGGAAAGTCAACGTCTCGCCCTTGTACCAGAGAAGGCTGCGATGGAATCAAGTCAAGAAATCCCGGTTGATTGAGTCGTTTCTCCTCAACATACCGGTGCCACCTGTTTTTCTGGATGAGACACAATACGCTACATACGAAGTGATGGACGGGCAGCAGCGCATTTCCACTATTCGGGAGTTCTTCAATAACCAGTTGGCTTTGAAGGGCTTGCACCTGCGGCCCGACTTGAATAGCAAACGATTTAGCGATTTGTCAAAGGAGACACTAGCACGTATTGAACGACGTTCTCTCTCGGCGATTGTGCTGTTGACAGAGAGCTCTCAGTCTGAAGCAGAATCTTTCCTGCTGCGCCAAGCGGTATTTGAGCGCCTAAATACTGGGGGTCTTCAGCTGAACGCTCAAGAGATTAGGAATTGTCTGCACGCAAGTCCTTTCAATGATCTATTACACGAGCTAGCCGGGAACCAACTTTTTACTCAGGTGTGGGAAATCCCTCCCCATGAGGTCGGTCCGGAAGTGCCCATCACAGGCCCTCTTGCGAAGAACAACCGCTTTCTGGAAATGCAGGATAACGAGTTGGTGCTGCGTTTCTTTGCTTATAGGGATTCTGTCCACATTAAAAGCAGTCCAAAGAGTACATTGGATGAGTGTATGTCCCGGTATCGCAATGCCTCCAGCAAAGAAATTGCAGAGTTGAAGTGCCTTTTCCTTGACGCGCTTCAGCTATCGTATGACGTCTATGGAAAACATACCTTCCGACTGCCCCCGAAAAAAGGGCGAGCGGTTGGTACCCTGTCTAGCCCTCTTTATGATGCTGTCATGGTGGCGATGTCGAGGTTCCGGTCGAATGCGGATGAGGTAAGACAACGCGCGGCCACGGTCGCGGAAGAGACTGCCTCTGCTCTGAGTGACCGCGAGAGCGAGTTTTACGCTTTGGTAGTGGGTAGGCCAAATACAAAACAGGCGACGAAAGACCGAGCCAACGCCATGACCTTTGTTATTCAGGGTGCCATCTCGACTTCCACATAA
- the moaA gene encoding GTP 3',8-cyclase MoaA: MTRDTLGRLLRDLRISVTDRCNFRCPYCMPAEVYGERYQFLPRSEILTFEEITRLVRVFAGLGVTKLRLTGGEPLLRHDLSKLIAMLADVPGVDDLTLTTNGFLLEQQAQALKDAGLRRITVSLDSLDDAVFGRMNGRNIGTGPVLRGIRRAEEVGLRPIKINAVAQRGVNDHTIVDLARHFKGAGHVLRFIEYMDVGNLNGWRMDQVVPAAEIFKRINAAMPIEPVPPRYPGEVAERFRYVDGGGEIGIIASVTRPFCRACTRARLSTDGKLFTCLFATQGRDLRGPLRAGATDEELTEIVTGTWRARTDRYSEVRTLLTEAERAGRKVEMYQIGG; encoded by the coding sequence ATGACGCGGGACACGCTGGGCAGGCTGCTCAGAGACCTCCGTATCTCGGTTACGGACAGGTGCAACTTCCGCTGTCCGTACTGCATGCCCGCGGAGGTCTATGGCGAGCGGTACCAGTTCCTCCCCCGGTCGGAGATACTCACCTTTGAGGAGATTACTCGTCTAGTCCGCGTGTTCGCCGGGCTGGGCGTGACCAAGCTCCGCCTCACGGGCGGCGAGCCTCTCCTCCGGCATGACCTGTCCAAGCTGATCGCCATGCTGGCTGATGTCCCGGGCGTGGACGACCTTACGCTGACCACCAACGGCTTCCTGCTGGAGCAGCAGGCGCAGGCGTTGAAGGACGCCGGGCTCCGGCGCATCACGGTCAGCCTGGACAGCCTGGACGACGCGGTCTTCGGTCGGATGAACGGGCGGAATATCGGCACAGGGCCGGTGCTGCGCGGCATCCGCCGGGCGGAGGAAGTGGGCCTGCGCCCCATCAAGATCAACGCCGTCGCGCAGCGGGGTGTGAACGACCACACCATCGTTGACTTGGCGCGCCACTTCAAAGGCGCCGGGCACGTCCTCCGCTTCATTGAGTACATGGACGTGGGGAATCTGAACGGCTGGAGGATGGACCAGGTTGTCCCCGCCGCCGAGATATTCAAGCGCATCAACGCGGCGATGCCCATAGAGCCTGTCCCGCCCCGCTATCCGGGCGAGGTGGCCGAGCGATTCCGCTACGTGGACGGCGGCGGCGAGATCGGCATCATCGCGTCCGTCACCCGCCCCTTCTGCCGCGCCTGCACTCGCGCCCGCCTCTCCACGGACGGCAAGCTGTTCACTTGCCTGTTCGCCACCCAGGGCCGCGACCTGCGCGGCCCGCTGCGCGCCGGCGCCACTGACGAGGAGCTGACGGAGATCGTCACCGGCACGTGGCGCGCGCGCACCGACCGATACTCGGAGGTGCGGACGCTGCTCACGGAGGCCGAGCGGGCGGGCCGCAAGGTGGAGATGTACCAGATCGGCGGGTAG
- a CDS encoding HEPN domain-containing protein — MQTALTEFLRDVDEVKVYLDLLQGVMDFAVATTPAVEDAHAGGLAQRARDAGTPAIQIGHDGALLTLSASFEEFVANLVSRYAEGLPTVIKNYSSLPEKFRRAHERFTGEVLSRFPNDRVRAFVPEVLVRNLYNCYQDAVPYKLNGQAVALTDNNISGSELATVFTRVGISKVWEKVGKKTQVRDWFGATSAEDVGAGAKNKLDQFVIDRNHTIHRGAEYRPIGPDSLKSYLGYFSVLAPVLVTVCEDQLRTLERR; from the coding sequence ATGCAAACCGCACTCACGGAGTTCCTGCGGGATGTAGATGAGGTCAAAGTTTACCTTGATTTATTGCAAGGCGTGATGGATTTTGCAGTTGCAACGACTCCCGCCGTCGAAGATGCTCACGCTGGGGGCTTAGCCCAACGGGCGCGCGACGCCGGAACGCCAGCTATTCAAATAGGCCATGACGGTGCGTTGTTAACTTTGTCAGCCAGCTTTGAGGAATTCGTGGCGAATTTGGTGAGTCGCTACGCCGAAGGTCTGCCCACCGTGATTAAGAACTACAGTAGCCTACCTGAGAAATTTCGGCGAGCGCACGAGCGATTTACGGGAGAAGTTCTCAGTCGTTTTCCCAACGACCGTGTGCGGGCTTTTGTTCCAGAGGTTTTGGTACGAAATCTTTACAACTGCTATCAAGACGCGGTGCCATATAAACTGAATGGGCAAGCTGTGGCACTGACGGACAACAACATTAGCGGATCTGAACTGGCGACAGTGTTTACACGTGTAGGAATCAGCAAAGTCTGGGAGAAAGTCGGCAAAAAAACTCAGGTAAGGGATTGGTTCGGGGCGACTAGCGCCGAGGATGTTGGAGCAGGAGCAAAGAACAAACTAGACCAATTCGTGATTGACCGTAATCATACCATCCATAGGGGCGCTGAATACCGCCCAATTGGCCCAGACTCCCTGAAGTCATACCTAGGCTATTTCAGCGTTTTGGCACCTGTTCTTGTGACGGTCTGCGAAGACCAACTGCGAACGCTTGAGCGCAGATAA
- a CDS encoding MmgE/PrpD family protein — translation MTNTPASPTVSEQLCAWSSGLRYEDIPPEVVDRAKLLILDALGLAVAATHIGEAQAVVDVVGTLGRKSEATVFGSGERLPATSAALANAARIHALDFDDTHMQAVIHSSCFVVGTALSLGEALGATGRDVLTAVAIGYEAATRLCLASHNEFYRRGLHTAGFFGALGAAVIAAKLLRLDSRQTSMALGIACSTGGGILQGIIDGSDVKVLHPGWAAQGGILSARLAQRGFTGPRRALEGDLGFYKALMGTGDVPLDGVLRDLGRRWETMNIAFKLYPSDHGTHHYMESALYLQKTHGIRPEEIEEVRCRVNPFRYRTNFEPPDVKYRPSTAYAARFSMPYLVAARLLRDRVGLREFSTEALRDPTVLALAQKVTREYEEAPVSLYGLGHVTIRTRDGQTYAHRIEALRGTPENPASAGDIQAKFRDNAGMALPPRRVRALIEAVEGLDKQDSVGRVVRLTVPARRAARA, via the coding sequence ATGACGAACACACCTGCCTCTCCCACGGTTTCCGAGCAGCTATGCGCCTGGTCGAGCGGCCTGCGCTACGAGGACATCCCGCCGGAGGTGGTGGACAGGGCCAAGCTCCTGATACTGGACGCCCTGGGGCTGGCTGTGGCGGCCACTCACATCGGCGAGGCACAGGCGGTTGTGGACGTGGTCGGGACGCTGGGCCGCAAGTCGGAGGCCACGGTCTTCGGCAGCGGCGAGCGCCTGCCCGCCACCAGCGCCGCGCTCGCCAACGCCGCTCGGATTCACGCGCTGGACTTCGACGACACGCACATGCAGGCGGTCATCCACTCCAGTTGCTTCGTGGTCGGCACGGCGCTCTCCCTGGGCGAGGCCCTCGGCGCGACGGGCCGGGACGTCCTCACCGCCGTCGCCATCGGCTACGAGGCGGCGACGCGCCTGTGCCTGGCGAGCCACAACGAGTTCTACCGTCGCGGTCTGCATACCGCGGGCTTCTTCGGCGCGCTGGGCGCGGCGGTTATCGCCGCGAAGCTCCTGCGCCTCGACTCGCGGCAGACCAGCATGGCGTTGGGCATCGCGTGCAGCACCGGCGGGGGCATTCTGCAAGGCATCATTGACGGCAGCGACGTGAAGGTGCTCCATCCGGGGTGGGCCGCGCAGGGCGGCATCCTCAGCGCGCGTCTGGCCCAGCGGGGCTTCACCGGCCCTCGCCGGGCGCTGGAGGGCGACCTGGGCTTCTACAAGGCGCTCATGGGCACGGGCGACGTCCCGCTGGACGGCGTGCTCCGCGACCTGGGCCGTCGCTGGGAGACGATGAACATCGCGTTCAAGCTGTACCCCTCCGACCACGGGACGCACCACTACATGGAGTCGGCGCTTTATTTGCAGAAGACGCACGGCATCCGCCCCGAGGAGATAGAAGAGGTGCGCTGCCGGGTTAACCCGTTCCGCTATCGCACCAACTTCGAGCCGCCTGACGTCAAGTACCGCCCGTCCACGGCGTACGCCGCCCGCTTCAGCATGCCCTATCTGGTCGCGGCCCGGCTACTGCGCGACCGCGTCGGCCTGCGGGAGTTCTCCACGGAGGCGCTGCGCGATCCGACCGTTCTGGCGCTGGCGCAGAAGGTGACGCGGGAATACGAGGAGGCGCCCGTCTCCCTCTATGGCTTGGGGCACGTCACCATTCGCACCCGCGACGGACAGACATATGCCCACCGCATCGAGGCGCTGCGCGGGACGCCGGAGAACCCCGCCAGCGCGGGCGACATTCAGGCCAAGTTCCGCGACAACGCGGGCATGGCGCTGCCCCCGCGTCGCGTGCGGGCGCTTATTGAGGCTGTGGAGGGGCTGGACAAGCAGGACAGCGTGGGGCGGGTCGTCCGGCTGACCGTGCCGGCCAGGCGGGCGGCGCGCGCTTAA
- a CDS encoding CoA transferase — protein sequence MPLAPRPALLAPYRALDLTDVQGYLCGRILGDMGCDVIKVEPPAGDPGRMRPPFYHDTPDNERSLYWMTYNANKRGVTLDVERPEGRALFKRLVDAADFVIESFPPGHMEKLGLGYWELQKVNPGVVLTSVTPFGQDGPYRDYKATDIVNIALSGVLYVTGDRDRPPVRVSFAQSYLHAGAEAAAASLFAHYWREITGDGQHVDVSIQESMVWTLMNVQQAWDMSRSIVHREGSARYLPATGARLQQHWPCADGYVSFVVMGGSEGVRSTRAMVAWLDEEGLASEAMKSVPWEEIGFGTQPQEELDKLHGPIGKLLLRYTKKELYTQAVRRGVIFGPVNTARDILEDPQLQARGFWQQVEHPDLGKTVTYPGPFIKMSATPLGIWRRAPRVGEHNEDVYERELGLSRHEIDALRTARVV from the coding sequence ATGCCGTTGGCGCCTCGTCCCGCCCTTCTCGCGCCCTATCGAGCCCTTGACCTCACGGATGTCCAGGGCTATTTGTGTGGCCGCATTCTGGGCGACATGGGCTGCGACGTCATCAAGGTGGAGCCGCCCGCGGGCGACCCGGGCCGCATGCGCCCGCCCTTCTACCACGACACGCCGGACAACGAGCGCAGCCTCTACTGGATGACGTACAACGCCAACAAACGCGGCGTCACCCTGGACGTGGAGAGGCCGGAGGGCCGCGCCCTGTTCAAACGCCTTGTGGACGCCGCCGACTTCGTCATCGAGTCCTTCCCTCCGGGGCACATGGAGAAGCTGGGCCTGGGCTACTGGGAGTTGCAGAAGGTCAACCCCGGCGTCGTCCTGACCTCCGTCACGCCCTTCGGACAGGACGGCCCCTACCGCGACTACAAGGCCACGGACATCGTCAACATCGCCCTGAGCGGCGTCCTGTACGTGACCGGCGACCGGGACCGCCCGCCCGTGCGGGTCAGCTTCGCTCAGTCCTATCTGCACGCCGGCGCGGAGGCCGCCGCGGCCAGCCTCTTCGCGCACTACTGGCGCGAGATCACCGGCGACGGCCAGCACGTGGACGTGTCCATCCAGGAGAGCATGGTCTGGACGCTCATGAACGTCCAGCAGGCGTGGGACATGAGCCGGAGCATCGTGCACCGCGAAGGCAGCGCGCGCTACCTGCCGGCCACGGGGGCGCGCCTGCAGCAGCACTGGCCCTGCGCCGACGGCTACGTGAGCTTTGTGGTCATGGGCGGCTCCGAGGGTGTCCGATCCACGCGGGCCATGGTGGCCTGGCTGGACGAGGAGGGCCTGGCGAGCGAGGCGATGAAGTCCGTCCCCTGGGAGGAGATCGGCTTCGGCACCCAGCCCCAGGAGGAGTTGGATAAGCTGCACGGGCCTATCGGCAAGCTGCTCCTGCGCTACACCAAGAAGGAGTTGTATACGCAGGCCGTCCGGCGCGGCGTCATCTTCGGGCCGGTGAACACCGCCAGGGACATCCTGGAGGACCCGCAGCTCCAGGCACGCGGATTCTGGCAGCAGGTGGAGCACCCGGATCTGGGCAAGACGGTCACCTACCCCGGCCCCTTCATCAAGATGAGCGCCACGCCCCTGGGCATCTGGCGGCGCGCTCCGCGCGTCGGCGAGCACAACGAGGACGTGTACGAGCGGGAGCTTGGGCTTTCCCGCCACGAGATCGACGCGCTGCGCACGGCGAGGGTGGTCTAG
- a CDS encoding CoA transferase, whose protein sequence is MTRRFVFEGLKVADFSWVGVGPITTRYLADHGATVLRIESTGRPETLRRASPFKDNVEGVNRSGYFNNFNASKYSITLNMAHPRAREVALRICRWADVLAESFRPGVMAKWRLDYESVREVKPDIIYFSTSMQGQTGPRAHVTGFGVQAASMAGITYVTGWPDRLPAGPYGAYTDTINPRLAAAAIAAALDYRRRTGQGQHLDLSQYEGALLFLAPLLMQYVVNGTEAKRAGSRSPCAAPHGAYPCAGDDRWCAIAVRTDDEWAAFRRVLGDPPWTREERFATLEGRLQHTDELDALVAAWTSQHPAQEVMRRMQEAGVPAGAALDGRDLLDDPQLAHRRHFPRLDHPEVGLHSIDALAHRLSKSPPQVRMPAPCLGEHNSTVYTSVLGFSDKEFVELVADGVID, encoded by the coding sequence ATGACGCGACGCTTCGTCTTCGAGGGCCTGAAGGTCGCCGACTTCTCGTGGGTGGGCGTGGGACCTATCACCACTCGCTATCTGGCCGACCACGGCGCCACTGTCCTGCGCATTGAGTCCACGGGGCGGCCGGAGACGCTGCGGCGCGCCTCGCCCTTCAAGGACAACGTGGAGGGAGTCAATCGCAGCGGCTACTTCAACAACTTCAATGCGAGCAAGTACAGCATCACCCTGAACATGGCCCATCCCCGCGCACGGGAGGTGGCCCTGCGCATCTGCCGGTGGGCGGACGTGCTCGCGGAAAGCTTCAGGCCAGGTGTGATGGCCAAGTGGCGGCTGGACTACGAGAGCGTGCGAGAGGTGAAGCCGGACATTATTTACTTCAGCACCTCCATGCAGGGGCAGACGGGCCCGCGCGCGCACGTGACCGGCTTCGGAGTGCAGGCCGCGTCCATGGCGGGCATCACCTACGTCACGGGCTGGCCGGACCGGCTGCCGGCGGGCCCCTATGGGGCCTATACGGACACCATCAACCCGCGCCTGGCCGCGGCGGCGATCGCGGCGGCGCTGGACTACCGCCGCCGCACCGGGCAGGGCCAGCATCTGGACCTCTCCCAGTACGAGGGGGCTTTACTCTTCCTCGCGCCCCTACTCATGCAATATGTGGTGAACGGCACGGAGGCAAAACGCGCGGGCAGCCGCTCGCCGTGCGCCGCGCCCCACGGCGCGTACCCGTGCGCCGGCGACGACCGCTGGTGCGCCATCGCCGTCAGGACGGACGACGAATGGGCCGCCTTCCGCCGCGTCCTGGGCGACCCGCCGTGGACTCGTGAGGAGCGTTTCGCCACGCTGGAGGGGCGTTTGCAGCACACGGATGAGTTGGACGCGCTGGTGGCCGCATGGACAAGCCAGCATCCCGCTCAGGAGGTCATGCGCCGCATGCAGGAGGCAGGCGTGCCCGCAGGTGCCGCCCTGGACGGGCGCGACCTGCTGGATGACCCGCAACTGGCGCACCGCAGGCACTTCCCGCGGCTGGACCACCCTGAGGTCGGGCTGCACAGCATTGACGCGCTGGCGCACCGCCTGTCCAAGTCGCCGCCCCAGGTGCGGATGCCTGCGCCCTGTCTGGGAGAGCACAACTCCACGGTGTACACCAGCGTCCTGGGCTTCTCCGACAAGGAGTTCGTGGAGCTTGTAGCGGACGGAGTCATAGACTAG